A stretch of Saccharothrix texasensis DNA encodes these proteins:
- a CDS encoding GNAT family N-acetyltransferase, producing MIVLRKVDDAAVERLLDLAVADADPADVMPPGWTADRPDEFRDFYRGFQDDAYEIVRDDRTVGMIRLTAEGETGIWVARRARGDGVGLAALRRVIEQAPRRGVTTIVADTTTGNTAALTVLRKAGATLDVDGARVLARITVPVGTVPAESPPDSPEPPPTRLDGGVGT from the coding sequence GTGATCGTGCTGCGGAAGGTGGACGACGCGGCGGTCGAGCGGCTGCTCGACCTCGCGGTGGCCGACGCCGACCCCGCCGACGTGATGCCGCCGGGCTGGACGGCCGACCGGCCCGACGAGTTCCGCGACTTCTACCGCGGCTTCCAGGACGACGCCTACGAGATCGTGCGGGACGACCGCACCGTCGGCATGATCCGGCTCACCGCCGAGGGCGAGACCGGCATCTGGGTCGCCCGCCGCGCCCGCGGCGACGGCGTCGGGCTCGCCGCGCTGCGCCGCGTGATCGAGCAGGCGCCGCGACGCGGCGTCACCACGATCGTCGCCGACACCACCACCGGCAACACCGCCGCCCTGACCGTCCTGCGCAAGGCCGGCGCCACCCTCGACGTCGACGGTGCCCGCGTGCTCGCGCGCATCACCGTGCCCGTCGGAACCGTGCCGGCCGAGTCGCCGCCCGACTCCCCCGAGCCGCCCCCGACCCGACTCGACGGCGGGGTCGGGACCTGA